From one Neofelis nebulosa isolate mNeoNeb1 chromosome 4, mNeoNeb1.pri, whole genome shotgun sequence genomic stretch:
- the CNPY1 gene encoding protein canopy homolog 1 isoform X4, whose amino-acid sequence MDEVEYDVTKARQKTTKVGSFRINPDGTQERRKTPLAHSEVFLTDLLDQVCERMNHYQLEEDSVTREKKFKRFAPRKGDRIYKEFKKFHFYSDAYRPLKFACEAIIEEHEDEIFSLIAQEAHDLADKLCSEKAVH is encoded by the exons ATGGACGAGGTGGAGTATGACGTCACCAAGGCTCGGCAGAAGACGACCAAGGTGGGCTCCTTCCGAATAAATCCTGACGGGAcgcaggagaggagaaag ACCCCCCTAGCCCACTCGGAGGTTTTCCTAACAGACCTGTTGGACCAAGTGTGCGAGCGGATGAACCACTACCAGCTGGAAGAAGATTCCGTGACTCGGGAGAAGAAGTTTAAGAGATTTGCTCcaaggaaaggagacagaatatacaaagaatttaaaaaattccatttttattctgatGCTTACAGACCTTTGAAATTCGCG TGCGAAGCTATTATAGAGGAGCATGAAGACGAGATATTCTCACTTATCGCCCAGGAGGCACACGACCTCGCTGACAAGCTGTGCAGTGAGAAAGCAG